A genomic stretch from Desulfolutivibrio sulfodismutans DSM 3696 includes:
- a CDS encoding DDE-type integrase/transposase/recombinase has product MRHTIEAHGYSELRACQLIGMNRRTYRRPVKPDRDAELRRRLRELAEDRRRFGSPRLHILLRREGYVVNHKRVERVYREEGLSLRLRRRRKHPSRLRVVTPGPTESNQHWAMDFVSDSLDNGRRIRVLTVVDLWDRRSPCLEPGQSITGERVARMLEALRLKGECPQTIRLDNGPEFTSKALDALRMRTESN; this is encoded by the coding sequence GTGCGCCACACCATTGAGGCGCATGGTTATTCCGAGCTGCGGGCCTGCCAGTTGATAGGCATGAACCGTCGGACATACCGGCGGCCAGTCAAGCCGGATCGAGACGCCGAACTACGCCGCCGGTTGCGTGAACTGGCTGAAGATCGCCGACGTTTCGGCAGCCCTCGGCTGCACATCCTGTTACGACGTGAAGGTTATGTCGTGAACCATAAACGGGTCGAGCGGGTGTACCGGGAAGAAGGGCTATCGTTACGGCTGAGACGACGTCGCAAACACCCGAGCCGTTTACGCGTGGTGACGCCTGGCCCCACGGAGTCGAATCAGCATTGGGCGATGGATTTCGTAAGCGACAGCCTGGACAATGGCCGCCGCATCCGGGTGCTGACGGTGGTGGACCTTTGGGACCGGCGAAGTCCTTGCCTGGAGCCGGGTCAATCCATAACGGGGGAACGTGTTGCCAGGATGCTGGAAGCGTTGAGGCTCAAAGGAGAATGCCCCCAGACCATTCGATTGGACAATGGTCCTGAATTTACCAGCAAGGCGTTGGACGCTTTGCGCATGCGCACGGAGTCAAACTAA
- the tnpA gene encoding IS66 family insertion sequence element accessory protein TnpA, which translates to MRKSRYSEAQIIEILKQAEAGMTVAALCREHGMSDATFYKWRSKYGGLEVSEAVRLRGLEEENLRLKRLVVELALDNQVLKEVLEKN; encoded by the coding sequence ATGAGGAAGAGCCGATACAGCGAGGCACAGATCATCGAGATTCTCAAGCAGGCGGAAGCGGGGATGACGGTAGCCGCTTTATGCCGTGAGCATGGGATGTCCGATGCGACGTTTTACAAATGGCGCAGCAAGTACGGCGGCCTGGAGGTGTCCGAGGCGGTACGCTTGCGGGGCCTTGAAGAGGAAAACCTGCGCCTGAAACGGCTTGTCGTCGAGTTAGCTCTGGATAACCAGGTGCTCAAGGAAGTCCTGGAAAAAAACTGA
- a CDS encoding sulfotransferase, translating into MTHTGNPLLVIGVGRGGTSLLTACLDGHPDISMRSEFHTARVLIGDDFPVTSTENILNERLQALRSIFDEDISRHHGKIWGNKITTEQLYGLEECNTINVSCVDVLSQFVSTMHGYRIIYIARHGASCIDSKVRRTGQPLLRAALRWCYGVRVFERLMQLGAITYWCKYEDLVSEPRRILNEMCAALDIDFNENMLGQTQNPLLIPEYRYERFLSEKAYAIPELPQELASFIRPWLHRMGY; encoded by the coding sequence ATGACACACACAGGCAATCCTCTGCTGGTAATCGGCGTTGGACGCGGAGGAACTTCTCTTTTGACCGCATGCCTCGATGGACATCCAGACATCAGTATGAGAAGCGAATTTCATACAGCAAGGGTGCTTATTGGAGATGATTTTCCTGTTACATCAACAGAAAACATACTTAATGAAAGGCTGCAGGCCCTCCGGTCCATTTTCGATGAAGATATTTCGCGACACCATGGGAAAATATGGGGGAATAAAATTACAACAGAGCAGTTGTATGGACTTGAAGAGTGCAACACAATAAATGTGTCATGCGTTGACGTTCTGTCTCAGTTTGTTTCCACAATGCATGGGTATAGGATAATATACATTGCGCGGCACGGAGCCTCGTGTATCGATTCCAAGGTTCGAAGAACTGGTCAACCCCTGCTGCGCGCAGCACTCCGCTGGTGCTATGGAGTTCGGGTATTTGAGCGTCTCATGCAGTTGGGGGCCATCACGTATTGGTGCAAGTATGAGGATCTGGTCTCCGAACCACGAAGGATCCTAAATGAAATGTGTGCCGCCCTCGATATCGATTTCAACGAAAACATGCTCGGTCAAACACAGAATCCGTTGCTCATTCCAGAATACCGGTATGAGCGATTTCTCTCAGAAAAAGCGTATGCCATTCCGGAATTGCCTCAGGAACTTGCCTCCTTCATCCGTCCATGGCTCCACCGGATGGGCTATTGA